In Paenibacillus sp. BIC5C1, a genomic segment contains:
- a CDS encoding GNAT family N-acetyltransferase — translation MHRKQNLKMKKVDLSHLEQYSQLLRYVFQVTHNDLHKHGWKENEILHEKSPVLQQADVLGWFDGEKLISQVSIYPFEVRIFNQTYAMGGVTGVGTFPEYSGQGLMNKLLLQALTNMREKKQSISYLYPYSIPYYRRKGWEIISDKIVFEVQDFQLPKNKPVSGDVARVEPDSEDVKLAYERFSMQTHGAMLRKELAWSEYWRWDSDDLTAAVYYGEDGQPDGYILYWIEEEVFHVKDMIFIHEEARSGLWNFISAHFSMISKVVGNIHTDEQLAFLLEDADIKETISPYFMARIVDIEQFISKYPFKPAAMDREWTFTLQDPLLSWNQGTFTLQIEPNGGGRVIRSQSRRSEDSISIQTMTTMLLGYKRPEYLHKIGRIKCDPETLDLLEDAIEQQAPYFSDYF, via the coding sequence ATGCATCGTAAGCAAAATCTAAAAATGAAAAAAGTAGATTTATCACATTTAGAACAATATAGTCAGCTGTTACGCTATGTATTTCAGGTCACTCATAATGATCTTCACAAACATGGCTGGAAAGAAAACGAAATTCTCCATGAAAAGTCACCTGTCTTACAACAGGCAGATGTACTTGGATGGTTCGATGGAGAAAAACTGATTTCTCAGGTATCCATATATCCATTTGAGGTTCGGATATTTAACCAAACTTACGCTATGGGTGGCGTCACAGGTGTCGGAACTTTTCCTGAATATTCCGGTCAGGGCTTAATGAATAAACTGCTGCTGCAAGCACTCACCAATATGCGTGAAAAGAAACAATCCATTTCGTATTTGTATCCCTACTCCATACCGTATTATCGCCGTAAAGGCTGGGAGATCATTTCTGATAAAATCGTGTTTGAGGTTCAAGACTTCCAATTACCCAAAAACAAACCTGTTTCTGGTGATGTGGCACGTGTAGAACCTGACAGCGAAGATGTGAAGCTGGCTTATGAACGCTTTTCAATGCAAACCCATGGAGCCATGCTGCGGAAAGAGCTGGCGTGGAGTGAGTATTGGCGGTGGGATTCAGATGATTTAACTGCAGCCGTCTACTATGGTGAAGATGGTCAACCGGATGGCTACATTTTATATTGGATTGAAGAAGAAGTATTCCACGTCAAAGATATGATCTTCATTCACGAAGAGGCACGAAGTGGACTGTGGAATTTCATTAGTGCGCATTTTTCAATGATATCTAAAGTGGTAGGCAATATTCACACCGATGAACAGCTTGCTTTTTTGCTGGAAGATGCGGATATTAAGGAAACCATTTCGCCTTACTTTATGGCACGGATCGTGGACATTGAGCAATTCATCTCAAAATATCCGTTCAAACCCGCAGCGATGGATAGAGAGTGGACCTTTACTTTGCAAGACCCTTTACTGTCATGGAATCAGGGCACATTTACTCTACAAATTGAACCGAATGGAGGCGGAAGAGTAATTCGGAGTCAAAGTCGACGTAGTGAAGATAGCATAAGTATCCAAACCATGACGACGATGTTGTTGGGCTATAAGCGTCCTGAATATTTGCATAAGATTGGACGCATTAAGTGTGATCCAGAAACGCTTGATTTATTAGAAGATGCTATTGAGCAGCAGGCGCCTTACTTTTCGGATTACTTTTAA
- a CDS encoding NAD(P)/FAD-dependent oxidoreductase has product MSNKNARIAIIGGGPSGLTLARILQQNGMKATVYEREPSSNSRQQGGTLDMHPESGQFALEVAGLIKEFEVNARYEGQDLRLLDKTGKVYWDEISGPEDNHRPEIDRGVLRKLLLDSIEPNTIKWGHHLKSIHSLDNGQLELQFENEHTEIADLVVGADGAFSKVREFLSDVQPIYTGISAVEMGISNVDENHPDLAEFNGKGSMFAFQDQKAIMAQLNGDGRIRAYLAFKIEKEWLDHCGINFEQPAMAKESLLQLLSDWSDDLKNYIRYSDGEMLPRRIYMLPIDHSWTHKDGVTLIGDSAHLMSPFAGKGANIAMLDAAELGLSLANHSDLKTALEHYEEKMFAYSSKATLESDMNLKLSFSHNAAHKFLDIILRDSTGKLREVKTSS; this is encoded by the coding sequence ATGTCAAATAAAAATGCCCGTATTGCTATCATTGGTGGTGGTCCTTCGGGATTAACGCTGGCTCGTATTCTGCAGCAAAATGGAATGAAGGCTACTGTATATGAGCGTGAACCTTCCTCCAACTCTCGTCAACAAGGCGGCACACTTGATATGCATCCTGAGTCAGGTCAATTTGCATTGGAGGTAGCTGGACTGATAAAGGAATTCGAAGTGAATGCTCGTTATGAAGGTCAGGACTTACGACTTCTGGATAAAACCGGAAAAGTCTATTGGGACGAAATTTCAGGTCCCGAAGATAACCATAGACCTGAGATAGATCGTGGCGTACTTCGCAAATTGTTATTGGATTCTATTGAACCAAACACAATAAAATGGGGCCATCACCTAAAAAGTATACATTCACTAGACAATGGTCAGCTTGAGTTGCAATTTGAGAATGAGCATACAGAAATTGCAGATCTTGTTGTTGGTGCTGACGGTGCCTTTTCAAAAGTTCGTGAGTTTCTCTCGGATGTGCAGCCCATCTATACGGGAATAAGCGCGGTTGAGATGGGGATATCAAATGTTGATGAAAATCACCCGGATTTAGCCGAGTTTAACGGGAAAGGGAGTATGTTTGCATTCCAAGATCAAAAAGCGATTATGGCTCAGCTTAATGGTGACGGCCGCATCCGAGCTTATTTGGCTTTCAAGATTGAGAAAGAATGGCTGGATCATTGCGGTATTAACTTCGAACAGCCAGCCATGGCAAAAGAATCTCTGCTCCAATTATTATCCGATTGGAGTGATGACTTGAAAAATTACATTCGTTATTCTGATGGAGAGATGTTGCCTCGTAGAATCTATATGCTGCCAATCGACCACAGCTGGACGCATAAGGACGGGGTCACTCTCATAGGAGATTCTGCACACTTAATGTCTCCATTTGCAGGAAAAGGAGCGAATATTGCCATGCTTGATGCAGCCGAGTTAGGTTTATCTCTTGCTAATCACAGCGATCTAAAAACGGCTTTAGAGCACTATGAGGAAAAAATGTTTGCATATAGCTCTAAAGCAACACTGGAATCGGATATGAATCTTAAGCTCAGCTTCTCACATAATGCAGCGCATAAGTTTCTGGATATTATCCTTAGAGATTCGACAGGGAAACTTAGAGAGGTAAAAACAAGCTCTTAA
- a CDS encoding barstar family protein — protein MKTIVINGKDIHGREELHDVLQTSLELGQTYGRNLDALWDCLTGFIPMPLTIQWIDFDASRKSLGEYADQLLDLMHEAEEELEGFTLELRN, from the coding sequence ATGAAGACAATTGTCATTAATGGAAAGGACATTCATGGAAGAGAAGAATTACATGACGTCCTTCAGACCAGTCTTGAATTAGGTCAAACATATGGTCGGAATTTGGACGCATTATGGGATTGCCTGACTGGATTTATCCCTATGCCACTTACCATTCAGTGGATTGATTTTGATGCAAGTCGGAAGTCTCTTGGAGAGTACGCAGATCAGTTGCTGGACCTGATGCATGAAGCTGAAGAAGAGCTGGAAGGATTTACATTGGAGTTGAGAAACTAG
- a CDS encoding ribonuclease, whose translation MVVKKWLGALLFILATILFTGCSLETVSLNDSSQENAVLTQFDEVAKYISEHNELPENYITKKEARELGWEPSKGNLEKVAPGKSIGGDVFQNREGLLPKKKGRIWYEADINYSGGTRGSDRILYSNDGLIYKTTDHYRTFKQIE comes from the coding sequence ATGGTTGTAAAAAAGTGGTTAGGTGCTTTACTTTTTATTCTGGCGACGATCCTGTTTACAGGATGCTCACTCGAAACGGTTTCGTTAAATGACTCATCTCAAGAGAATGCCGTTCTAACGCAATTTGATGAAGTAGCCAAGTATATTTCGGAGCATAATGAACTTCCGGAAAATTATATAACCAAGAAAGAAGCCAGAGAATTAGGATGGGAGCCTAGCAAAGGTAATTTGGAAAAAGTAGCTCCAGGCAAAAGCATTGGCGGTGACGTATTTCAAAATCGAGAAGGGCTGTTGCCTAAGAAAAAAGGAAGAATTTGGTACGAAGCAGACATTAACTATTCGGGAGGAACGCGGGGCAGTGATCGGATTTTATATTCCAATGATGGATTAATCTATAAAACAACGGATCATTACCGTACGTTCAAGCAAATCGAATAG